The DNA window GCTATATAGAGTGGAGTTATCAAATGACACTTAATTTCAAACTTTACAGTTTATTTGGGGGATTTATGCCCTTGCTTGAGATTTGACCTGTAGAGAAATGGATTTATTATCTTTTGTCTCTAGGCTGGGGTTTGCCGTCCTGGTTCTTTTTCTCACATTGCCATGCCCATGCACACAAGCAGCTTTTGAGCTGTTATGGGGTTTACTTGGCGGCAAAGAATTCTGGAAATTAAATGATTTAGTGCATCAATAGTACATTTGATCAGGATGGCAGCAGAGAGGATGAAATAGTACTTTGTGACTTGTTTGTGCAGGTTTGTCTTGACATTTGCCACTGGAGCTGGTCCAGTTCCAAGTCTTCTCCTTCCAGAAATATTACCAAGCAGAATTAGGGCAAAAGCTATGGCATTTTGTATGTCAGTCCACTGggtaataatttttctagtttacTACTCTTTCATTATTATGCATGCCTGTATTTGAAAATTGGGACCTCCAAATAAGGAGCTATCAAGGCTAATGTGCCTGGCATATCATTGGCAATTTTATGTTAGGCCTGCCCtatgaatctttcttttatgttgattaatgaaaattcaaaatataataAATGAAATTGTAGGAGTTTTTTGCTATATGATGTGATGTTGCTTTTCGTTTAGGTGTTAAATTTCTTTGTTGGCTTGATGTTCTTGCCGCTGCTTGAGCAAATCGGACCGCAGCTATTATACTCCATTTTTGGTACTTTCTGCCTGATGGCGGTGGTTTTTGTGAAGAGGAATGTTATGGAAACCAAAGGCAAATCGCTTCAAGAAATTGAGATAGCTCTTCTTCCACAATGGTACCTTTTCTTTTAATCATGAGTTTACCAGTGAATCCAATTTAAACTGGCAGAATAATGTTGACTTCCTCCTTTGATGTTAATAAACAGATCAGTGACAACCTTGTTCAAGGTGGCTGGAATTTCGTAGACCTGTGGTTTGTCGGTCCTAGTAAAATCTGCCAGGGATCTGCTGCTGGAAGTTTGGCTCCTATTCTTTCTGGGTGGGGGTTGATAATTTCTTGGTTCATGGTTATTCATGTGTAATAGGGTCCCAATTGGCCAGCTGCTGGTACTCTGAAAGCTTGCGGAATTTTAGCACTATTTAGGCCGGAATTTTGTTGGTCTATAGAATTATAACTATAGTGTATGTTTGATGTTATGGACAAATGTAATAATGGAGGCATACTTTGAACTTGAAAGTTGCTTGaactgaaaaaagaaaaaccaaaaaaaaaagagggaacaGATGCCTGGAAATCCTAATATTAGCTCCAGATTTCCGCACGTACACAAACCGCAGTTGTATGAAATTTCATTGAGTAAAGCATTGTTGCCTTGGCAGTTGCACGAATTTAGAGAGTGGTCATTTTACAATGTACAGGCTGTAAGCGGTCCTTGAACGCAAGCGGGAATGGGGTAGAGGTAGAGGCGGCCTCCACCCATGTCCCACCCCATTTGTGGCGATGGGAACTTGTTACGCCCATGACCCGTTGTTCCTGCCCCATATGTTGGGATGGGGATGGGGTCGGCATCTCCTGAGGTCCAACTCCCATTGTAGCCATTTATTGTGAAGCATCAAAACAGAACCTGAGGCTCAAGAGTCTCCAATGGATAACAAAATCTGTTCTTTTGTGATAATGTCAACTTGTAATTCTCAAATTAAAATTCTGATCCAAACCAACTCAAGCATGAACCAGCAGCTGAAGCAGCTGCATTGGCTGAACTCACAGATTCTGAAACGTGTCCAGTGATAATCATAGGATGCGTTAAAGCAAAAATGTGCTTCGTCACTTTTCAAACTACTATAGCGCAAACATCTGCTTCATCTTTCTGCTGCCGCTCAATGGCATGGTAAGAGCTGTTGCTGCTCAATAGCATAATGAGAGCCGCTGCTTAATTCTGTTTCATCAATACTTTGCAACACTTGCAAAAATTTGTCTTACACGAGGCTTCGACAGAAACAGGTATGATTTCCTTCCGACGCTGCCTAAGCAGAAGAAATGCAATGCCAAAAATATGTAGATACAAGAGGGAGGGGAGAAGGATAAGATGGAGACCAGAAAATAAATATTACTCGTGTATATAGACCCTTCGAGGAGACCATGTTCAAAATCTAAGCCATGAAGCAACTGAGCTTCTCCCTGTTTTACCTAGTTGCCTGGCAGCACAATCCACAACCCTGCCAAATTTTCTCCTTTCGTTATGGCAATCTCAACATGGTTACGTTCCAACCATAATCTGGTGCATTTACAGTGTATTTTAGTAAACGCTATACTGAATTAAAGACATCAGGGAATGAGTCGCAAGATGTTACTGCTTTACCCCATATTTCACAAACGCAGACAAACAGCTCTAGGCAGATTGGCGAACTTCCATAAACTTCAAGAAAACCGAATTGAAAAACCCTCATTAGTTTTTGTCACATCCACTGGACCAAAATCATCAAAGTCAGAATCTGAGTCAAAGGCCCCATAATCACCCCACTCACCAGGGGAACCCTCATCTTGATCACTGTGTTTAGAAGGAATCCTCAGCTCGGATATAGGGACTGGTAATGGTTCTTCAGTCAAGTACTTATCTTGGAGCAATTCCATTGCTGTTGCTCTATTTGCAGGATGAAAACAGAGCAGCTTCTTGACCAGTAGAATTTCATCAGCAGATCGATTAGGTAGACATGATTCTAAGCCAATTGGATTTTCTACTTTACCAAATgaaattgttttgtaatcagGAAGTTCTTGACAACCAGGCCAAACTTCTTCTGATAAGTTTCCCAAAACACTGATAATTCTACCCAGCTGATCAATATCCGAAGTTCCAGGAAAAAGTGGCTCCAGACTCAAAAGCTCTGCAAATATGCAGCCCAATGACCACAAGTCAATCTCTGTTCCATAGGTTGTAGAGCCATATAGAAGCTCAGGGGCCCTAAACCAACGAGTTCCCACACATGATGTAAGAGGGCCTAACCCCTCATTTTCATCCTCTTCAGCCTCATATGCATAATTCTTGAAAGGATCTTCTTCCATGTCACTTGCTGTACAAGTAGCAAGACAGGAAACATCTCCGTCAGGAATATTGCTTTCTTTATCACCTTCATCCAAGAAATCTCCCTCCCTGAGCTCGTCTGATAGACCTCTAACTTCTTCTTTCCTTAGAGGTTCTGCTTGAATCACTTGACCTTCATCATCAGCATTATCTGTAGAGGGATTGGTTTCAGGTGGATTAGCTACAATTGCATCGTTTGGAGATCTTTGCTCATGAGATTGAGAATTCTCGCCAATAGCAAAATATCCAGGGGCAAGAAGTATCCTAGCCTGCAAAAAAGAACAAGGAATATGAGTGACTAGAAGCACTTAAACGTTCATATTGATGGAATATTACAAAGGCTCGTATACATGCATAGACTACTGGCTTGAACGTTCATATTGACGGAATATTTGATTCCTTATTTTATGGTTGTTTTCAGAATATTCTGAGTTAGTATAGAATTAAAATCACCAACTATTATTTAGCTTCCAAGGCTCAATCTTGTGCTAGAATTACAGGTTAAAGTAAAGAAATGCCAAATGCCTCCCAATTTCCATTTTTACTACTACTGAATGTGGGTAGAATCACAACGCTACTTATGATCATATGCTCCTGTACTGTATACTAAATACTTGTAGACTAAACACACATGATCATAACACAGAGTCAAATATGCAAGGAAAAACGACCGTTTACCTGTCCAAAATCAGCTAACTTAAGGACCCCATCAGCCGAAATCAACAAATTAGTGGGTTTTAAGTCTCTATGCACGATTGAATTCCGATGACAAGCGTCCACCCCACAAAGTATCTGTACCATCCACCTCTTGATTTCCCCGGTTCTCAACCCTCGATCCTTCCACTCACCCTTTTTGGCCTCTCTTATGACGTCGGACAAATCAGTGGGCAAATACTCGAGCACCAGCACGGCGTCTTCGTCCTCGCCCCAGAAGTGCTCATGCAGAACGACGACGTTGGGGCAATTCTGAAGCGTCTGCAGGGCCTCGATCTCCCGGAAAGCGGACTGGTAGTCGTGGACTTCCTTAAGGGCGACAGTGAGGTTGTCGGAGAGGCGGCGGGCTCGGTAGACGTCGGAGTAGGCGCCTGAGCCCACGTGGTCTAGGATCTGatactttgaaatgatttcTCTGCGAGTGTGGATGCTCCAGCTCTTGGATGGAGGAAGGTCCATCTGGGCGAATGGCGATGATGGGTCGGGGCTTTGGAGTTTGGAGGTTGAAATTGGAGCCAAATGGAATGCTGTAGgcgcttcttttctttttcgagGGGTGGAAATATATggagtctctctctctctctccccggcttttaattttttcctggGGAAGAAGATGATGGCGAGAGATGTCACGTGATCTTGACGGAATGCACGTGATTTTCACAAATGGTAGTGGTGGAAATGGGAAAGAATAATACTCGATGTAAAGCAGCTATCTGAGTCGAgcagaggtcgattaatgcaactACTCACCCTGCTCGActgaaaaatgcttgaattctTTAAAGTTAAGTTCAAATTTGAAATCGACTCAACTTTATTTATCTTACTCGAATTTGAACTCGAACTTTGATGAAATTGAGCTTAATTGAAATCAATTGAGTTTTTGAGCTTGATTTTCAAGTAAATTTCatattataataaataattaaaattatattataaatatactaCTCAATTAAGACTCCGATGAGTATCGGTGTTTTCTTGACTCGAACTTTGACCAAATCAAGTATTGAGTTCTATCAAGTTTTCACGCTTGATTTTCAAGTAAATTtcataatattataataaaaaaataaaattatattatAAATGCACTACTCAATAAAAGTTTGATGAATACTCGAGTTTCGATGTTTTCTTTATTCGATCTCAACTCGATTACACGagattatttgtccaaatatatttgcttacatcaccattacaatttttaatatatctttttatcttcctaaatacctttttatttcacatacatcacatcacaaaaaatgttagagtaaaaatatctcaaataatttacaatccaaacacactcttTGTCAAATAGTTTGAACTCAACTTGAATTCGATCAATGCCAAGTTCGAATCAAACTTTTGACCGAATTATCCACAAACTCGAACCGAGTAGAAGGCAAGGTAGGAGGAACTAGATCCCAAACTTGCACCCCTACCGAGTACTCTAGTAGCTCTACTCGGGTTAATTTCAATTTTCCCCTCACAGTAGTTCAGAATCGCAAATGTGCTCCTACATGGATTTATAACTCTCAACTTGGCTCCCCATAAAAAGAGCATTTGCTTTAATTGGGCTTCAGTTGAGGTCCACAGAAATTTTACCATATTCAACAGCGCAGTGCCCCCCTCCCCTCTCCTCTGGCCGAGTGCTCCCCTTTAATTCCCGCATAGATAAATCATAAATGCATAGAAACTGTTCTGCAGATTATTCTTTATCTGAGCAGAAGTCGTCATATGCACCGGAGCTGCATCTGAGCTCAAGAAAGGGAGACAACAAAGACAAAACGAAAGAACAGAATCATTAACGAGGTTTCTGAGTTTTCACAATACCAAGGAACGCGAAACAACATAGTAGTAGTAATTCACAGTACTTGGTCGAGAGAGAATGAATAATTCCCTCCATCCCTTCGACGTTTCTCTATggtcaacaacaacaacaacattgtaggaaaaaaataaataaataaataacccTCATCTTTTAGTTTAGCACTACTACACTTCAATACTACCACGACCACACAACACCTACACGATTATAGAACCGTGAGCCATCTGGGGAATGTGCCCTCTCATTGAGCTCCCAAACCACTTGCAAAAAGCACCATCTATTAGTAACGTTTGTCGTTGATGGGTTCAAGAGATTCTGCCCCATATCTTTTTCTTAGGCAGCAGCACATCCTCCACATACAATCCCCCTGCTGTTCAAAGTGAAACTTCAAGATTAGGATTATGTAGTCGTATAATATAACCTGAACATTGGCACTCGATCGAATAAATTTCCAatcccataaaaaaaaaaaaaaaagattttagaagaaaaacaaataCTAAATGCTTTCGAATCTAATCTGACTCCTTAAAAGTTCATACCATGACGGAAAACACATTCCACATTCCATCTGATCTTTTTAACAATTTCGATCTTTTCTGATCATAATAGTAGAGTATAGAATTCTTTCAAGCAGTCTGCTAGAGTTTTCTATGTGTTGATTAACTATTTCTACATCATACAATTTGGCATTTTCAAAAACTGAACCAAAACAAGAAGCATAGCTCAAGGCTCTTTCTTTagaatttatttgttttctatATGTTTCTTATAGCTGTCATTTGAGCTAGGATGCTCCAATACCAATTCATGTAACCTGATTTTCTCATTCTTTATCGAGATTGATGAAAAACCAGACTGACACACGTTAATTCCAGGGAAACAAACAACAGAAAAGGATGCAATGGTACTCACACGATGGAACAGCCAGAGCTTCTCTGTCTTCTCTTTCGTGCCATTTCCTTCCGCCTTGGAGGTTGAAGCACAACTTTTATGGCAGTATCAAATACAGCTTTCACATTCTAATGAAGAGTCATATATTAGCTAAGTTGGCATCAGACTTTCTGGTATCTCAATCCAAAGGCTTAGATCAGGAAAATTTACCTGCTGCGTCTTCGAGCTGCACTCTATGTAAGCAGCTGCGCCTATTTGCTTCCTCAGCTCCTCGCCCTGTATTGCAAGTCGTAATTTAAGTCAGAGAAGCTCTTACTTTGCTCTGAATAGACTAAATTTTTGCAGTTAATGTCCACGTACTTGGGCGGAGGTGATGATGTTTGAACCAAAATGATCAGCCATATACCCCCTGTCCTCGCGAAGATCTGTAGTTAAGGCCATGCTGATACattattaattttctttttgaacTCTTAATAAGAGCTCCATGCCATAAACACCACCAGAAGAGTATTTATTTGATCAAATCTATGCATACCTAACTTTGTACCAACGAGTACAATAGGAACATTGGGTGCAAAGCGACGAAGTTCCGGCATCCACTGgatgaaaattgaaataaagAACATATATTGTCACTCTTTGCTACTTGCTAGAAACTGTTGGAAAATCACTGATCACTGTTCTGTATcttattcatttatttactcatttggTAGAGCATTTAGCAAATTGAAGATTTCAATTTCTTGAGAAAATCGAAAAGCCAAAGGAAAGCGAAAGGGCACCAAAAAATCACTCTAGAAGAAGTGATTGCCAGCGATATTAATACCTTCTTGAGGACGTTTTCATAACTAGCCCGACTGATTAAAGAAAAGGCCAACACAAATATGTCTGCACCTCTGTAACTCAGAGGTCTCAGCCTGCTGTAATCTTCCTGACCTGTAGATGATAAATGACTAAGCATTACGGAATAACCAGAATTTCGCAGTTTTCACTAGATAAAATACACAAGCTTAATGgtggaaaaagaaaatgccTGCAGTATCCCATAATCCCAAATTTACAATATTTCCATCCACAGCCACATTAGCACTGAAGTTGTCAAACACCGTAGGGATGTAATCCTGCAAGAGAAATCCAAAGTATAAGAAAGAGGTAGAGATGTGCAAGCACTCAACAAAAATCAAAGATCAAAAATCAAAGATCAgcacaagaaaaatgaagtcAGCCCTTAAACTCTTGAACAGATAAACTAAATAATCAGAGGAAAGTAGCTCAAATGTAAAGGAAAAGACAACATTTTTACAGCTTTCCATGTCAGAATAAAATGTGGAATCAAATGCTACAAAGacattccccccccccccctttctTGGCAGATGTCCTATCAGAAATCTTtgatgttgaaaaaaaaaagaaaaaggaatccCATTAACAGCAAACTCAGAAGaaaaatgcacacaaaaagaaacaaaaatggaaaattgaaAGGCTTTCTTAAAGATGGTTGAAAGAGGAAGAGAAAACCCACAGTTGGGAACTTGTTACTAGTGTAACAAATGAGCATGCAAGTCTTTCCAACAGCTCCATCTCCCACAGTCACACATTTTATGAACTTTGAAGCACTCATTTTCTGAAACAAGAGATTCTACGGTGAGCCCTCAGCAACAGCACTTGTCTAtcaattctccaaaaaaaaaaaaaaaaaggtccacAGTTTTTTGTGCTAAAGTAGAAAAAAGAGGCTTGAAATGAAAGGAAAGTTGAAAAAACAAGAGGAGAAAGCAGGGGGAGAGGGTAGGAAATAGGAACTACGAAGAAGAGAACAAGAAAAGAAGAGGATCCCAAAATGGTTGAAGAGACAAATAAGAAAggttagagagagagaggcccCCTCCTCTTGTTAGGATGGCTTGTTAGTAGTTTCAAGAAATACATTAAAATAAACGACAGAGGAAGACATGGGGGTACCAGCAGTCAAACCATCTGACACCACTGCAATCTTCAGTCTTCATCCCTCTCAATAAATTTCAAATCtagcagaaattttttttttttaaatgcagAAAGTTAATTGGGACCCCCTTTCTCAAACGGCTCCAAAAGACTTTCATTGCTGGGATCCATCTGGCTCACTAATGTGTCGGGTGCTGCGCATTATTCACTTGTGTCCTGGGTGAAATAATAAATTTGTGCTACTCCACCAAGTTTGTAGAAATTAACAGCCAGAAAACTACCTTATTTAATTTCtagccaaaaaaagaaaaagaaaattacctTAATTAAGGAGAAAAAGGATGAATTTCGGTCATGGTTACCAGAATTTAGACGTATGTCTGGACATCAATGACCAGAACTGACAACTAGCGGATGGCTTCGATCTGCGTAATTGCTGAGGCCATAAAATGGGATATTCTAAAGCATTTACAAATTGATTTACACTCTTTGGAACGTAATCCATATGCCACGTCATCattccattttcttctcttttattaCAC is part of the Coffea eugenioides isolate CCC68of chromosome 6, Ceug_1.0, whole genome shotgun sequence genome and encodes:
- the LOC113776308 gene encoding cyclin-dependent kinase F-1 — its product is MDLPPSKSWSIHTRREIISKYQILDHVGSGAYSDVYRARRLSDNLTVALKEVHDYQSAFREIEALQTLQNCPNVVVLHEHFWGEDEDAVLVLEYLPTDLSDVIREAKKGEWKDRGLRTGEIKRWMVQILCGVDACHRNSIVHRDLKPTNLLISADGVLKLADFGQARILLAPGYFAIGENSQSHEQRSPNDAIVANPPETNPSTDNADDEGQVIQAEPLRKEEVRGLSDELREGDFLDEGDKESNIPDGDVSCLATCTASDMEEDPFKNYAYEAEEDENEGLGPLTSCVGTRWFRAPELLYGSTTYGTEIDLWSLGCIFAELLSLEPLFPGTSDIDQLGRIISVLGNLSEEVWPGCQELPDYKTISFGKVENPIGLESCLPNRSADEILLVKKLLCFHPANRATAMELLQDKYLTEEPLPVPISELRIPSKHSDQDEGSPGEWGDYGAFDSDSDFDDFGPVDVTKTNEGFSIRFS
- the LOC113773708 gene encoding rac-like GTP-binding protein ARAC7, with translation MSASKFIKCVTVGDGAVGKTCMLICYTSNKFPTDYIPTVFDNFSANVAVDGNIVNLGLWDTAGQEDYSRLRPLSYRGADIFVLAFSLISRASYENVLKKWMPELRRFAPNVPIVLVGTKLDLREDRGYMADHFGSNIITSAQGEELRKQIGAAAYIECSSKTQQNVKAVFDTAIKVVLQPPRRKEMARKRRQRSSGCSIVRGIVCGGCAAA